One genomic window of Vicugna pacos chromosome 18, VicPac4, whole genome shotgun sequence includes the following:
- the ZFAND2A gene encoding AN1-type zinc finger protein 2A: MEFPDLGKHCSEKTCKQLDFLPLKCDACTQDFCKDHFTYAAHKCPLAFKKDVHVPVCPLCDTPIPVKKGEVADVVVSEHMDGDCKSHPGKKTDKIFTFRCSKEGCRRKEMLRLTCEQCRSSFCIRHRHPQDHSCQRGSRPIGPAG, from the exons ATGGAGTTTCCTGATTTGGGGAAGCATTGCTCAGAGAAGACTTGCAAGCAGCTGG attttcttccATTAAAATGTGACGCGTGTACACAGGATTTCTGTAAAGATCACTTCACTTATGCTGCACATAAATGTCCCTTAGCGTTCAAGAAG GATGTTCACGTGCCCGTGTGCCCCCTGTGTGACACCCCGATCCCAGTAAAGAAGGGAGAGGTGGCAGATGTGGTGGTTAGTGAGCACATGGATGGAGACTGTAAATCCCATCCCGGAAAGAAGACAGACAAG ATTTTCACGTTCCGGTGCTCGAAGGAGGGCTGCCGCAGGAAGGAGATGCTGCGGCTGACCTGTGAGCAGTGTCGCAGCAGCTTCTGCATCCGGCATCGCCACCCCCAGGACCACAGCTGCCAGCGCGGGAGCCGCCCCATCGGCCCAGCCGGGTGA